TACTTCGAAGATCTGAGTTTTTCGTCGGTGCAACCCGCTCGCATCGCCACCTCCGGCGGCGCCGAACTCAGCGTGCGTGGCCGCGGATTCTCGCCGGAGACTCGCGTCAGCCTGGGTGGCAACACCGCGCTTCGTCATACGTTTATCAGCTCGGAGCTTTTGCGCATTATCGCGCCTCCGGGGATTGCCGGACCGGCCGATCTTCGGCTGACCAACCCGGACGCCTCGCTCACCGCCCCGAACGCTCTGCTCTATGTCGCGTCCGTCGACCTTGGGCGTGTCGAGCCGTCCTACGGCGATGCCGCAGGCGATGAGCTTGTGACGATCTACGGCGCGGGGTTCGCCGAGACGATGGAGGTCTACTTCGACAACGCTCGGGCCACGCTGGAAGCGGTCGCCTCGGACGGCTCTTCGGCCACCCTGCGCACCCCCGGTGGTGCCCCCGGCTCGGTCGATCTGCGTGTGGAGCTTGAGGGCGACGGGGCGTATCTGGCCGACGCCTTCTACTACCTGAGCTCGGAGAGCACCTTCGGCGTCGACGCGCTGCGCCCCGACTCCGGAAGCAGCCTGGGCGGCGACGAAGTCCTGATCTTCGGCGGCGGCCTCGACGCGACCGGTCTTCAGGTGAGCTTCGGCGGCGAGGTTGCCACCCTCGTGGAGCAGAGCGCCAACCTCGTCCGCGTGCTCACTCCCCCCGGCGCTCCGGGCGTCGTGGACCTGAGCTTGAGCGCCGACGGCCAGCCTGACCTCGTCCTTCCCGACGCCTTCACCTACGGCGCGCCCCTCTCCCTTGACGCGCTCACTCCCGCAAGCGGCGACATCGCCGGTGGCTACCCCCTCACCCTCACCGGCGCAGGCCTTACAGGAACCACCGAGGTGCGCCTGGGTGGCCTGTCCCAGAACTTCACGGTCCACGACGACACCAGCCTCACCATTCACGTGGGCCCCGGCGCCCCCGGCCCGGCCTCGCTCGATCTCATCCGCGCCGACGCCCGCGCCACCCTCGACGATGCCTTCACCTTCACCGAAGACCTGGCGATCTGGGGCTTTGAGCCCACCCGCGGCGCGGTGGCCGGAAACACCTACATCATCGTGCGCGGCCAGGGCTTTGCTCCCGACACCGAGCTCACCTTCGGCGGCGCACCGGCCACCGACATCACGCCTATCGACGCCAACACCCTCGCGCTGCGCACCCCGCCCGGAAGCACTGGCGAGGTCGAAGTTCGCGCCACACAGGGCGCGCAAGAGGCCGTGGCGCCCGAACCCTTCAGCTACTTCAACCCCGGCGCGCGCTTCGGCGGTGCCTGGGGCCCGCCGGTCAACGGCTCGGTGAACGTCACCGTCTTCACCCACGATGGCCGCCCGGTCGAAGGCGCCTTTGTGATGCTCTCCACCAACGCCAACACCCCTTATACCGGCGCCACCAACGCTGCCGGGATGGTCACCCTCTCCGGCCCCGACGTCTATGGCGAACAAACCGTCACGGCCACCGCCCCGGAGCATTCGGCAGCCACCGCTCAGCGCGTCGACGCCGAGAACATCACCCTCTTTTTGCACCCGCCCTCCTCCGATGGTGACGGCAGCTTCCCCCCCGGGCCTCCCACCGCGCTCTTCCGCGGGGAGGTCCTGGGGCTCGACAAGGTCGGCATCCCCGACCCCGACGAGATCCTCATGGCCCAGGTCTTCTCGACCCGTCCCTCCATGCGCGCGCAGATCCCCAGCCCGGGGTCCAACTCGGTGATATTTGAGGAGGGCGAGTTTGAGATCACGACACGTGTAGGCGATCTGGCGCTGGTGGCGCTGGGTGGGCTCTACAACACACGCACCCAGGAATTCCGCCCGCTGCGCATGGGACTGGCGCGCTACCTCTTCGCTGCCGACAGCCAGAGCTACGAGGTCGACATCGACCTGACGATTCCGCTCAACGCCTCGACGCGCTTTAAGTTCATCGCCCCGCCGGTGCTTGAGCCGGGCCCCTCGACCCACAGGGTCAACCTCTACCTGGACCTGGGCTACGACGGGGTCTTCGGCCCGATGCGCAGCTACAGCTCCACCGAAGACCTCATTGAGGCCGACCGCATCGCGAACCTGCGTGGCGAGCTTGCTGATGCCTCCTACAGCGTGACAGCCCGCATCGACAACAACGGGCGACTTCCCCTTGTGGAGACGTACGCCTACGAGCTCACCGAGCTTGCTCGCACCCACGACCTCGACGCGCTTCCCGCGCCGCTCGACTTCATCACCCCCATCCAGGGCGGCCGCCCCGCCAACGGGCTGGTGCAGTGGGAGCACATCGGCAGCACGCTGCCGGATTTGCATTACGTCTTCCTGGAAGACTTCCAGGGCACCGTCGTCTGGGAGGCCTTTGTCGCCGGCGAGGCCACCGGGCTGCGCTTCCCGGAGTTCCCGGACTTCTCGCACCTGCCCCCCGAAGAGCGCCCGGTGCCCTACCCCGGCGGCACCTATTTCCTGGTGGTCTATGGCATCAAAAAAGAAGGCGTGAGCGCCGACAACTTCGCCTACTCCGTTCTCAACGGCGACTGGCAAGGGGTCGCCGTCAACGAGGTCTTGATGACCTTCTGACTCGCCCGGAAACAATTCTGGCGCCCTCACACGTTGGTCGGAGTGCGCGGGAGGGCGGCGGCGTGTCGCTGCGCCCTCTCCCTTTTGAGCGATCCCAAGGAGTCACCGTGCTGCCATTTCCCCAACCTCATGTCTCGACGCCACGGCCCCCTGCCTGGCGAGCGCTGGTGCTCGTGAGCATCCTTTTGAGCGTGATGGTATGGAGCTCGGCCTGCGGCGATGACGTCGAGCCTGATCCGATCGACGACCCGGCCGACACCTCGTACCCCGATGCGGGCAACGACGCCGGGGATCGCGATGTCATCGACGATTCCGACGCGTCCGACGCCGAGGATGACGGCGGCCGCAGGCCTCCACCCGACGACTCGGGCGACTTTCAGTTCGACGAAGACCTCGCGCTCAGCGCGGTGATTCCCGCCCGCGGCCCGACCGCCGGCAACACCCCGGTGCGCTTTGAAGGGAGCGGCCTGACCTCCGAGACGCAGATTTTCTTCGACGACGAGCCCCTGGAGACGCGCTTTGAAAGCGGCCAGCTCGTGGCTTCCACACCACCGGCCACGTCGACCGGCCCGGTCACCGTGCGCGCCTTCAACCTGGAGGGCGACTCGGTGGAGCTGATCAACGGCTACACCTACGCCGACCCTCTGCAGGTCGAGAGCTTCAGCCCGAGCGTGCTCCCGACCACCGGTGGCATTGAGGTCACCGCCCGCGGCCGCGGCTTCACCGCCGAGCTCGCGATCAACGTTGGCGAGCGCGCCTCCCCTCGCGTCACCGTGATCTCCGATGAGCTTTTGCGCTTTATCGCCCCACCCCACCCTGCAGGCGCTGCCACCGTCGAGCTCGTCGGTCCGGACACCCGCACACGCGTGACCGATGCTCTGACCTACTTTAACGAGCTGGCGATCCTCTCCATCTCCCCCGCCAGCGGCCCCACCGCCGGCGGCCAGCTGGTCACGATCACCGCCGAGGGGCTCACCGACGACACCGAGGTGAGCTTTGACGGCCGCCCCGCCATGGTGGAGGCCGTCAACCCGGCGGCTGGCACCGTGCAGGTGCGCACCCCGGCGGCCAGCGCTGCCGGTCCGGCGGACCTTCAAATCCTCAACGGGCATAGCGCCGACTTTCTGGCCGACGCCTACCACTACGACGACAGCAGCGCTCCGGCGCTCCTCGGCCTCTCGCCAGCGCGCGGCGACGCCGCCGGCGGCACGCTTGTGAGCGTCGCGGTGCGCGGACTCGACGCCCCCGGCACCGAGCTGCGCTTTGGCGGAGAGCCCGCAACCCTGCTCACCACCGGCCCCACCCACGCGCTCGTGCTGACCCCGCCGGGCTCGCCAGGAAAGGTCGACGTCACGCTGCATCAGGGCCCCACGCTTATCGACACCCTGCCCGACGCATTTGACTACCTCCCGACCCTCACCCTGGAGAGCGTCACCCCGGCTCAGGGCAGCAGCGCGGGTGGCGAGGTCGTGAAGCTTCGCGGCGAAGGCCTCGACCAGGTCAGCTCGGTGGACTTTGGCGGGGTGGCCGCAGCCTTCACCCTCATCGACAGCACCGTCCTGGAGGTGACCACCCCGGCTGCAGCGCCCTCGGTGGTCGATGTGCGCGTGCGCCAGGGCCAGCGCGACGCCACCCTTCCCGACGCGTACCGTTTTGTTGGCGAGCCCGAGATCTGGTCCTTTTATCCAACCCGCGGCGCCATCGCGGGCAACACCTTCGTGACCCTGCAGGGTCAGGGACTGGAGGGCGATGTAGCGCTGACCCTGGGCGGTCGCCCCGTCACAGAGCTTGAGCGCACCGGCCCCAACACCCTGACCTTCCGCACCCCGGCGAACGCCGTCGGTCCGCACGATCTCGATCTTCGCGTCGAGGGCCAACCGGTCGAAGCGCCTTACCCCTTCACCTACTTCAACCCCCTGAGCACCTTTGGCGGTGCGAGCGGCGCCCCTGTCAACGGCGCGGTCAACATCACCGTCTTAACCCTCGATGGTCAGCCCATCGCCGGCGCCTTCGTGATGCTCTCCACCCGCGCCGACACCCCGTATCAAGGCCGCACCAACGGCTTTGGGCAGCTCACCCTCTCCGGCCCCGATGTGCTCGGCCCGCAGGTCATCACCGCCACCGCCCCCACCTTCTCAACGGTGACCACCCACCAGGTCGACGCCGAGAATATCACCGTCATCCTCAGCCCCATTGAACCCGCAGAGGGCGAGGGTGGCGGCGGGGGGTATTATCCCCCGATTGGCGTGATTCGTGGGGAGGTGCGTGTCACCGGCAAAGACAGCGAGATCGACGGCTCGCTCAACGTCAACCTCACCCGCGTGCGCACCTCGCAGAGCTCGATGACCGGCCCGACCATCAACCCGGGCCTGCGCGGTTCCATCGCTGGCGGGGAGGGCAACTTCCAGATCACCACCCGCACCGGCGATATGGCGCTGGTAGCCTTCTGCGGCCACTTCGACGATCAGACCGAAACCTTCACCCCCCTCTTCCTGGGCATCGAGCGCTACCTCTTCGTCGGAGACGGCCAGCAGCTTGAGGTGGATCTGGAGTGCAACATCCCCCTCAACCGCTCTCTGGCGGTGCAGCTCGTCGACCCGATCTTTTCGCCGGATGGCCCCAACACCAACCGCGCCATCGGCTACCTGGACCTGGGCTACGAGGGCTATGTGCGCCTCTTTGGCGACCGCACCACCCTTGAGAGCCTCATCCGCCTTCAGAGCTTCCCCGCGGCCGAGGGTATCCTCAGCGACATCACCTACGCCGTACTCGCCGGGTCCTACCGCAACGGCGGGGTTCCCTACTCCCAGATCGCGCTCGAAACCATCTCGCCATGGGCCACCAGCGCCACCTCGCCACCCCTTGTCGCCGTGCCCCGGCCGGTCTCACCGGCCTCCGGCGGGCTTGTCACCGATGGCAAACTGCGGCTGGGCCTCGACGGCGTGGCCGAGCCCGACCTCTTCTACATCGTCGTCCGCAACGCCCAGGGCCTGCCGGTCTGGACCTTTGTCGTCCCCGGCCATGAGCGCGTCGTGCAGCTCCCCGAGCTCCCCGACTTCTCGGATCTACCCGCCGATCAGCGCCCCGAGCCCTACCAGCCGGGCACCCTCTACGTGGTCGCCTACGGGCTGCGCATCGACGATTTTGACTTCGATCGTTTCAGCTACGCCGATTTCAGCAGCGATCGCTGGGCGGCCTTCTCAGTCAACACCTGGCAGCTCCGCCTGAGCGACGAGTAGTTTTTCTAACGATGGCGCATGCCTACCGGGCCGCCCGATCCCTCTTTTGGGATCGAGCGGCCCCTTTTTGTTTTCCCACGTCTGGCGCGCGCTGTTCCGACAGCCCATCGATTCCCCACCACCGGAGCGCGGTGTTTTGCGACACGCCATCGTTTTTCGTCTGCCAGAACCAAACCCGGGGGCATCGACCCTCCCCTCGCCCCGCTCTTACGAGATGTTGCCGATTCACGCGCCTCCCATGCTCGTCGCTGGTACTTCCGGGGCCCTCGGCCCTCCCCCGCCCCACAACGCCCCGACGCGATCACCCTGCGATCCTCTGCGGCCCGGGTTGTGACTTCGGCGGCCCCCTTGCTATGGTGCCGCGCCCTTCGGTCCCTCCCCAATTTCCCCCCTTATTTAGAGTATGTCGATGAAGCTGACGCCGATGCTGCAACAATATCTCGACGTCAAGGCACGCTACCCGGACGCGATCCTGTTTTTCCGCCTGGGCGACTTCTACGAGATGTTTTTCGAAGACGCCCAGGTCGTCTCTCGCGAGGTGGGGCTCACGCTGACCGCGCGCAGTAAGGGCGAGGACGCCGTGCCCATGGCGGGCATGCCCTACCACTCCTCGCAGACCTACATCACCCAGCTCATCGAGAAGGGCTTCTCGGTGGCGATCTGCGAGCAGATCCAGGATCCGAAAGACGCCGACGGCATCGTCAAACGCGACGTGGTCCGCGTGGTCACCCCGGGGGTGCAGCACGACACGGACAACCTCGACGCCCGCGCCCCCAATTACCTGGCGGCGGCCTACTTCCCCGACCAACCCACAGCCGACTCGGCGGTGGGCCTGGCGTACCTCGACGTGACCACCGGGGACTTTCGGGCCACCGAGCTCAAAGGTTTAAGCGAGTTGCTCTCGGAGCTCGATCGCGCCGAGGCCAGAGAGCTTCTGCTCAGCGAAGAGGGACTCGCGCTCCTGGAGCCCCACGCCGAGCGCCTGGGCAAGGTCTTTATGCGCCCCCGCGCCCCGGAGTACTTTGATCCCGACGCTCTGCGCGCTCGCCAGGGCGACGGCGTGCGCCTGGCCGACGACCTGAGCACCGACGGCTACTTTTTGAGCGCCGAGCAGGTCGAGGACTTCTTTAAAACCGGCCGCGATTTTGGGTTTATGACCCCGACGCTGATCGAGGGTGCTATCAGCGCCCTGCTCAACTATCTGATCGACACCCAGCGCGGGGTCAGCTCGGTGATCCAGCGACTGAGCCCCTACCGCGCCCAGTCTTTCCTGGTCATCGACGAGTCCACCAAGGCCAACCTCGAGCTGACCCAGACCCTGATGGGCGGCAAACGCACGGGCAGCCTCTTAAGCATCATCGACCGCACCATGACGGCGATGGGCGGCCGCCGGCTTCGCCACTGGCTGAATTACCCGCTGATCGATCCGACGCGCATCACCGAGCGCCTCGACGCGGTTGAGTTTCTGGTCAAAAACCCCGCGCTTCGCGCCGATCTGCGAAAGGCCCTCGACGAGGTCTACGATATTGAGCGCCTCTGCGGTCGGGTCAGCGCCGGCACGGCCAACGCCCGCGACTTAAAGAGCCTCCAGGGCACGCTGGCGCTCATCCCGGGCATTGCCGCGATCTTCCCCCCCGAGTCTCCGGCGCTGCTCAAGCACCTGGCCGATGGACTCGACCCCTGCGCCGATCTCTGCGCGCATATCGAGCGCGCGCTCCTCGACGAGCCTCCCACCCAGCTCACCGAGGGCGGCCTCTTCAAGATGGGCTACCACCCGGAGCTCGATGAGCTCCTCGACCTCTCCCACAACGGCAAAGACTGGATGCTGCGTTTTGAGCGCGAGGAGCGCGAACGCTCCGGCATCTCCAGCCTCAAGATCAAATTCAATAAGGTTTTTGGCTACTACATCGAGGTCACCCGCGCGAACCTCGACCTGGTGCCCGATCGCTACATCCGCAAGCAGACGCTGGCCAACGCCGAGCGCTACTTCGTGCCCGAACTCAAAGAGCAGGAGGAACGCATCCTGGGCGCCGACGAGCGCCGCAAATCGCTCGAATACCAGCTCTTTGAAGCCCTGCGCCGTGAGGTCGGCGAACATCTGGGACGCCTGCTGCACAGCGCCGACGGTCTGGCCGACCTCGACGTGTTAAGCGGCCTGGCGGAGCTGGCCCATCGCCGCGACTATGTGCGCCCCACCCTCGATCAGGGCACCCTCCTCACGATCGAGGACGGCCGCCACCCCGTGGTCGAAACGACGCTGGCCTCCGGGGAGCGCTTTGTGCCCAACTCCGTCACCATCGACAGCGCGGCGGGCCGCCTGCTGATCATCACCGGCCCCAACATGGCCGGTAAATCCACCATCATTCGTCAGGTGGCGCTGATCACGCTCCTGGCCCAGATGGGCAGCTTCGTGCCCGCCAGAAGCGCGCATATCGGCGTGGTCGACAAGCTTTTTAGCCGCGTCGGCGCCAGCGACAACCTGGCCCGCGGCCAGTCCACCTTCATGGTCGAGATGACCGAGACGGCGCACATCCTCAACAACGCCACGGATCGCTCGCTGATCATCCTCGACGAGATCGGCCGCGGCACTGCCACCTTCGACGGCCTCTCGATCGCCTGGGCGGTGGCCGAGCACCTGCATAACGTCATCGGCGCGCGCACCATGTTTGCCACTCACTACCACGAGCTCACCGAGCTCACGCGCACCCTCGACGGCGTCATCAACTTAAGCGTCGCCGTCAAAGAGTGGCAGGAAGACATCATCTTTTTGCGCAAACTCGTCGAGGGGCAGGCCAACCGCTCCTACGGCGTGCAGGTCGGACGCCTTGCAGGGCTTCCCCCGGCGGTCGTTGAGCGCGCCACCCGCGTGCTCGAAAACCTCGAAGCGGGCCAGTTTGACGAGATGGGCCTGCCCACCCCCGGACGCACCCCGGGGGCCACTCCCGAGCCCACGCGCCGCCACAACCCCAACCAGCTCACGCTCTTCGCCGCCGCCGGCGCCGCCATGGCCCCCGAGGAGCGCGAGGTTCTCGACCAGCTGGCCGAGCTCAACCCCGACGCCCTGACTCCGATTGAGGCGCTCAACGCCCTGCACACGCTCATCGCCCGGCTGCACGACGCCTCCGGGCGTTGAACCCGCCACGCACCGGCTGCTAAAGTCGCCGCCACAAACGCTCTGACCCCGCTACGATGCCCCGGGCCCGCTGATGACACCCTCGATCTTTCGCTCGTTGAGCCTCCCCTGCGACCGCCGCGCCCTCTTGCCCCTGGGTGCCGCGCTGCTTCTGGCTGCCTGCGGCTCCTCTCAGAAGGTCGCCGTCGACCCCTTCGCCATGGCCGAGGCCGAGCGCCAGAAGACCGACATCCTCGAC
This DNA window, taken from Lujinxingia sediminis, encodes the following:
- the mutS gene encoding DNA mismatch repair protein MutS — translated: MKLTPMLQQYLDVKARYPDAILFFRLGDFYEMFFEDAQVVSREVGLTLTARSKGEDAVPMAGMPYHSSQTYITQLIEKGFSVAICEQIQDPKDADGIVKRDVVRVVTPGVQHDTDNLDARAPNYLAAAYFPDQPTADSAVGLAYLDVTTGDFRATELKGLSELLSELDRAEARELLLSEEGLALLEPHAERLGKVFMRPRAPEYFDPDALRARQGDGVRLADDLSTDGYFLSAEQVEDFFKTGRDFGFMTPTLIEGAISALLNYLIDTQRGVSSVIQRLSPYRAQSFLVIDESTKANLELTQTLMGGKRTGSLLSIIDRTMTAMGGRRLRHWLNYPLIDPTRITERLDAVEFLVKNPALRADLRKALDEVYDIERLCGRVSAGTANARDLKSLQGTLALIPGIAAIFPPESPALLKHLADGLDPCADLCAHIERALLDEPPTQLTEGGLFKMGYHPELDELLDLSHNGKDWMLRFEREERERSGISSLKIKFNKVFGYYIEVTRANLDLVPDRYIRKQTLANAERYFVPELKEQEERILGADERRKSLEYQLFEALRREVGEHLGRLLHSADGLADLDVLSGLAELAHRRDYVRPTLDQGTLLTIEDGRHPVVETTLASGERFVPNSVTIDSAAGRLLIITGPNMAGKSTIIRQVALITLLAQMGSFVPARSAHIGVVDKLFSRVGASDNLARGQSTFMVEMTETAHILNNATDRSLIILDEIGRGTATFDGLSIAWAVAEHLHNVIGARTMFATHYHELTELTRTLDGVINLSVAVKEWQEDIIFLRKLVEGQANRSYGVQVGRLAGLPPAVVERATRVLENLEAGQFDEMGLPTPGRTPGATPEPTRRHNPNQLTLFAAAGAAMAPEEREVLDQLAELNPDALTPIEALNALHTLIARLHDASGR
- a CDS encoding IPT/TIG domain-containing protein translates to MRHHCFPLRQLIGLAFCVALLGACGDDVVEDPADSGLADVDVTDTGDTSDPEDAPDVEPDASDADLDADTQPDGSDDTGPLTPDTDLEPDADVEPPPTEVLLESITPARGPLAGGTPFVVRGEGFSEETRVFFDIVDVEVDLIDGALTGTTPPGAGVGPATLRVIDPVLGEDALVNGFTYFEDLSFSSVQPARIATSGGAELSVRGRGFSPETRVSLGGNTALRHTFISSELLRIIAPPGIAGPADLRLTNPDASLTAPNALLYVASVDLGRVEPSYGDAAGDELVTIYGAGFAETMEVYFDNARATLEAVASDGSSATLRTPGGAPGSVDLRVELEGDGAYLADAFYYLSSESTFGVDALRPDSGSSLGGDEVLIFGGGLDATGLQVSFGGEVATLVEQSANLVRVLTPPGAPGVVDLSLSADGQPDLVLPDAFTYGAPLSLDALTPASGDIAGGYPLTLTGAGLTGTTEVRLGGLSQNFTVHDDTSLTIHVGPGAPGPASLDLIRADARATLDDAFTFTEDLAIWGFEPTRGAVAGNTYIIVRGQGFAPDTELTFGGAPATDITPIDANTLALRTPPGSTGEVEVRATQGAQEAVAPEPFSYFNPGARFGGAWGPPVNGSVNVTVFTHDGRPVEGAFVMLSTNANTPYTGATNAAGMVTLSGPDVYGEQTVTATAPEHSAATAQRVDAENITLFLHPPSSDGDGSFPPGPPTALFRGEVLGLDKVGIPDPDEILMAQVFSTRPSMRAQIPSPGSNSVIFEEGEFEITTRVGDLALVALGGLYNTRTQEFRPLRMGLARYLFAADSQSYEVDIDLTIPLNASTRFKFIAPPVLEPGPSTHRVNLYLDLGYDGVFGPMRSYSSTEDLIEADRIANLRGELADASYSVTARIDNNGRLPLVETYAYELTELARTHDLDALPAPLDFITPIQGGRPANGLVQWEHIGSTLPDLHYVFLEDFQGTVVWEAFVAGEATGLRFPEFPDFSHLPPEERPVPYPGGTYFLVVYGIKKEGVSADNFAYSVLNGDWQGVAVNEVLMTF
- a CDS encoding IPT/TIG domain-containing protein gives rise to the protein MLPFPQPHVSTPRPPAWRALVLVSILLSVMVWSSACGDDVEPDPIDDPADTSYPDAGNDAGDRDVIDDSDASDAEDDGGRRPPPDDSGDFQFDEDLALSAVIPARGPTAGNTPVRFEGSGLTSETQIFFDDEPLETRFESGQLVASTPPATSTGPVTVRAFNLEGDSVELINGYTYADPLQVESFSPSVLPTTGGIEVTARGRGFTAELAINVGERASPRVTVISDELLRFIAPPHPAGAATVELVGPDTRTRVTDALTYFNELAILSISPASGPTAGGQLVTITAEGLTDDTEVSFDGRPAMVEAVNPAAGTVQVRTPAASAAGPADLQILNGHSADFLADAYHYDDSSAPALLGLSPARGDAAGGTLVSVAVRGLDAPGTELRFGGEPATLLTTGPTHALVLTPPGSPGKVDVTLHQGPTLIDTLPDAFDYLPTLTLESVTPAQGSSAGGEVVKLRGEGLDQVSSVDFGGVAAAFTLIDSTVLEVTTPAAAPSVVDVRVRQGQRDATLPDAYRFVGEPEIWSFYPTRGAIAGNTFVTLQGQGLEGDVALTLGGRPVTELERTGPNTLTFRTPANAVGPHDLDLRVEGQPVEAPYPFTYFNPLSTFGGASGAPVNGAVNITVLTLDGQPIAGAFVMLSTRADTPYQGRTNGFGQLTLSGPDVLGPQVITATAPTFSTVTTHQVDAENITVILSPIEPAEGEGGGGGYYPPIGVIRGEVRVTGKDSEIDGSLNVNLTRVRTSQSSMTGPTINPGLRGSIAGGEGNFQITTRTGDMALVAFCGHFDDQTETFTPLFLGIERYLFVGDGQQLEVDLECNIPLNRSLAVQLVDPIFSPDGPNTNRAIGYLDLGYEGYVRLFGDRTTLESLIRLQSFPAAEGILSDITYAVLAGSYRNGGVPYSQIALETISPWATSATSPPLVAVPRPVSPASGGLVTDGKLRLGLDGVAEPDLFYIVVRNAQGLPVWTFVVPGHERVVQLPELPDFSDLPADQRPEPYQPGTLYVVAYGLRIDDFDFDRFSYADFSSDRWAAFSVNTWQLRLSDE